One Salvia miltiorrhiza cultivar Shanhuang (shh) chromosome 6, IMPLAD_Smil_shh, whole genome shotgun sequence genomic window, cctcaccttaaagtcgaagcttATATCCGAAAAGGGAAACTTAAATGCGCCGCACCTAATCACATAAATTTAAATGCTTCAAAAACTTAAACTAAAATCCTACATAATCACTATAACAAATTAATcgtgtatataaatttatataacaGTATAGACATCGAAAGACTAATGGGGCATTTATCATGATTtattactctaattaaaatctaAAGCAAGCACATATAAGTtctttaataaaagaaaatttagaTAAGTATTACATCATTGTTTTTAAGACGATATTTTTGAAATCATTAATACtcacttaataataatatatttaattcaaaaGCAGTTAACTCGAAGATGCagcttcattaaaaaaaatcgaaaggaAAAGGTTTAGCATAACTATAAAGTCTAAAATTATAAGATCTGCGGTGCTAAGCActtgaatttataattaatataaattgaagCTTCATTTAaacccttatatatataaacccaTCGAAAATAAATGGACACCAATTAATAAATCTCACTACTGATCACCATGTCTTctattatcaaatatatattattcaacATCAATTTAACTATGATAAATTTTTGCAGTCGAACTAAttctaattttataaaaaaaattaacctcTAGCAACACAATTCCCTTAAACTAAAAATAGGATGATGTAATCAATTTCCATAAATTGAATCCAACTAGTTTGTTGACTTTAGGAATCTGGTTAGTTGAATTATTCACTAGAAACCATCACCAAATTTCGAAAACCACGATTTCAGTAGGAAAACAAATTCGGATAAAAATATGATGTAAAAATAGATTCAACCAATTAGAGACATACCTTAGAAATAATTTACTTGAAAAGAAAGAAGTGGATAGCTTAAGCCTTAAAAAAATTCGAAACCGAGGAATCAATAGGAAAATATTTGACTGCGTATAGAATTGTGTGAATGTCTCCCATAACCTAATAATTGTAcctctatttatactagtttttttttaaagagttctagttctaataggaaacaaaataataataataataataataataataataataataataataataataataataataataataataataataataatagtctagataaaattaatggtgcatatctatatgtaccatgtaattatttaaaaaaaatataagctatacaagaaaatactattaattaaacttataaaataaatctaaattatcgggttGTTACATAGGTCGGTGGTGTTCAACGTCGGGTCAGGGTTGCCGCTGCCGCTCGAGTTGTACAACCGGTTGCTCAACACCCGGCACTGCACTCGCCCGAACGTTTGAGCACCTGGTGTGTACTAaactttataaaattataagtgctcgtttggttcaaataGAGAAATGCAAAGGGaatagaatcaaataaaggagtggaatggtaacaataatcattacttttattgagtgtttggtttaataatggaaatgaatcattagtaaggtactctctttcttttgtttctcctctattttgaggggtaataaATTGGGTGGTAGGGTTAGCCTCAAGTAAGGATAATGATTATCTCAATTACCCAAATCAAACAACAAATAATGAATTCAATTACTTATtctctttccaacctctaaatacactcaaccaaacgtgggctaaaACTGCAAAAATATACAACATACAAAAATGTACGTACCTGATAATGCTACTAGGTCAGTAACATTAAGACCCACAGCATTAAACTTAGCAGTGAGATTGCTCAAGTCTTCAAATGGTGCTGGAATTGAGGTATTGGCTGCTGCTTGATTTGCACTTGTACTATCTCTTCTTCCCAACAACACATTCCAAGAAGGACCTCCTGCCTGCGCGTTGGCCtcgattatttatttatttagttaatgaTACTCGCTAATAATAATAGAGTAATATGAGTAATTATTAAGTACTAAGGAAACAGCAGATTCTGAGGCAAGGGCTAGAATGTCTGCACAAGACACCACACCGGGGCACGAACTCTCGACCGCGATCTTGATGTTGTCCACCACGTCAAAACCGCGGGTCGAGTTCGTGTTCGGGCCAGCATCCTTCTCACTCTGGATGCTTCTATTACTATTGTTGTCCAACAAAATCGAGCCATCACAACCCTAAAAACAATAagggaaaataataataataataataataataataataattagggttTAATTGTTTGACCGATTAATCCTCCAGTTGGACAAAAATAACGTAGAAAAAATTAAATCGGAACTTGAACGAAGCAGTCGTGGAAATGAAGGCGAATGAGGCTGGCGCCGATCCTAGGATCGGACTGTAAGGCTTGTTGCATTACGGTGGTGACGATGGCGGAGACATTAGGGCAAGTGAGGGAGTAAAAGGTTGAGTTGAGTTGAGCTCGAGCTAGAGGAAATATAATACAAGTGAGTAGTAGAATCGCCAAAAATGACGAAGACGAAGAAGCCAACATCTTGCTTTAATTTGGTTATGAGAGTTGCATAAgtgtaaataaaatcataagGACTGAAAATATGTTGTGTATATTTTATAGTAAGAAAAAATACTATCTAGCTAGCTAGCTCCAGGCAATATATGGCATTCAGTCAacattgagagagagagagagagagtttggtcagtatatattatgaaacgaggttatatatgatatttttgttttgaattttttttattttttcctctCGATATATTTATATCACGTCAAGTGAAATAACTTGACACTAATTGTTTTATTGGTTGTTGATCAAATTCAAACCCTTCTCAAATAAGATTAACTGATTTTTTCCTTTACATGATAGAGATCTTGTAATTTTCTATGATAATATATGCGCAATCGAAGGGAAAAAGAAGTTGAGATTTTTGGGATTGTTTTTGACTTTCTGGCTTAAGTTGAAGGAAACGGACAAGCTAAGAGATTTCCATATAAAGTGAAAACATTAAAATCTTACacaatatatatgcatatatagttGATTATTCTTCAACAAAAGTGAGacaaatttcaattaaaaactTTAGTCTTTAAGGAGGTGTACTATGTCTCTAATGACGCGTTCAACTAGGGatgtaaacgaatcgaatcgaatattattagattcgattcgattcatattcgtaaaaataattacatattCGAATAGGTATTCAAATATCTTTCGAATCTTATTTACTATTCGTATTCGATTCGTACACTGATTCGCGAATACTCGAATCAAATCGAATATTCgctttatttatttacaaatgtattttaaataatataaatcgaatattcgattcgagaATTCCTTCTATTCGATTCAACTTCCTACTATTTGATTCGAATCGAATATATTTACTTCACgattttgatagataaaaattcTATAATAATATTTCAACAAAAACACTTTCGTTTGAATTATATTTAGAACCACAATCTTTTTAAAGCTttgattattattgttgttgttcatttttatctaaataaatattttatttatttattttactttatacatcaattttattttttattttttaaaatataaatattatatatatatagggagaagttcaATGAAAACACAAAGTTAGATGGAGAATGGAGACACAATCTGGTTCgttagatcaatcttgatcaatggctaagattaaaaattaatataattaatataattaattctcataataaaattggtaagataCCTAAAATTACTCACTTCCCATTttttctccctcatctctctctcgcatCTGTTTCCTTTGTCCTCCCCCCCTCTCCTCTCTCACAAACGCTTGTGCGTCTCCATTCTCCATTCTCCAGCAAACTCACCATCTCTCACACACCGCCCGATTCGTccgcaccaccgccgccgccttcgaccgccctcaagttcagccgCCGGcgcccaagttcagccaccgGAATCTTcgaccgccgcctccctctgtcATCTCTCTGTTCTCCATACCACCACTGCCGCCTTcgaccgccgcctccctccgtccTCTCTCTGTTCTCCACACCACCACTGCCGCCTTCGaccgccctcaagttcagccactgccgcccaagttcagagccaccgccgcccaagttcagccaTCGGAATCTTCgatcgccgcctccctccgtcctctctctgttctccacaccaccaccgccgcctccctccgtccTCTCTATGTTCTCCacaccaccatcgccgccttCAATCGCCGCCGCCCCGATTCGTccgcaccaccaccgccgccttcgaccgccctcaagttcagagccaccgccgccgcccaagttcagccaGAGAACTTTTGAACTTGTACATATAATTCTGTGAacttatacatataattttattgaacttgtaCATATATTTCTATGAACTTTTGATTTTCTGGTATTCTGAACTCCGGTCGCCGCCTCCTTCTCCGTACATTGAacattcgccggagaagaggaaGGGGCGGCAGATTTTAcagataattttattgaacttatacatataattctgtgaacttttgaatttgtggtattgaacttctgaactcTGGCCACCGCACCCTTCTCCGTACCTTGAACATTCACCGGAGAAGAGGAAGGGGGCGTCAGAATTtacagagggagagagagggagaggagagagagagagggagatgagagaaagaggagagagaggggacgagagagagagagagatgagggagagagaatggaaagtgagtaattttagggatatatgaatcttaccaattttaattatattaacttctaatctcagcctttgatcaagattgatctaacGAACCAGATTGCGTTTCCATTCTCCATCTAATATTGTGTCTCCATAGAagttaaccatatatatatatatatatatatatatatatatatatatatatagggggctgctccaatgagaccccctaattttagtgagatctagggcacgatctgctgcgtttattttatcaatcctatggctgatattgtatctggagggtgatttttttttgcagggttcgaatcctggagggagcagaatattttaaattttgttattcatcagtatatactgcattgttcatcagtatatacgaccctgttcatcagtatatatgtcttattcattacgaattttttaaattttatttttcatcagtatatacatcttgttcattagatatacgttttattcattagtattatatgtcttattcattgtactcatgttacacgaaaaatagggggtctcactggagcgcgcctaTAGGCaaaggttcaattgagaagcatAAATATAGTGAGAATTGAGAAACAATCTCATTCATTGAATTTCAACAATCTAACGGCCAGTAATTAACGTATGATTATGCGTACTAATTCCAGCAAAGGTCACATTTGTAATTTATACTGTCACTATATCCGTTACTTACCTTACAAGATCTTAATGAAATCCCTTTTTTTTAGGAAGATATGATGGAAGATTGTTCGACATCTCACGCAAATATTTTAGTTTAACAAGTTTTGTATTTGTGTTGTACACATTTTGATTCTATTCTTATaatcagtattaattttatcacttttatattaatttaaattcattGAACTTATATTGAACCGATTTTGAACAAATACAAgtaaaaattaatcaaaattttaatttttagttacGAACAAAGTATTGAAATTTCACAATTTGGATgaacttattatatatttctaatgaaCTTATTGAAACTTATCAATCTCCATAACATTTCCCTACATTGGAATTTCACAATTTGGATgaacttattatatatttctaGTGAACTTATTGGAACTTATAAATCTCCATAACATTTTCCTGCATTGGAATTTCACAATTTGGATgaacttattatatatttctaatgaaCTTATTGAAACTTATCAATCTCCATAACATTTCCCTACATTGGAATTTCACAATTTGGATgaacttattatatatttctaatgaaCTTATCAATCTCCATAACATTTTCCTGCATTGGAATTTCACAATTTGGATgaacttattatatatttctaatcaactTATTGAAACTTATCAATCTCCATAACATTTCCCTACATTGGAATTTCACAATTTGGATgaacttattatatatttctaGTGAACTTATTGGAACTTATAAATCTCCATAACATTTCCCTGCATTGGAATTTCACAATTTGGATgaacttattatatatttctaatgaaCTTATTGAAACTTATCAATCTCCATAACATTTCCCTACATTGGAATTTCACAATTTGGATgaacttattatatatttctaatgaaCTTATCAATCTCCATAACATTTTCCTGCATTGGAATTTCACAATTTGGATgaacttattatatatttctaatcaactTATTGAAACTTATCAATCTCCATAACATTTCCCTACATTGGAATTTCACAATTTGGAttaacttattatatatttctaatgaaCTTATTGAAACTTATCAATCTCCATAATATTTTCCTGTATTGAAATTTCACAATTTGAATgaacttattatatatttctaatgaaCTTATAACCAAATCTGTATGCATAATCtatacaaattcaaattaaaatattaaattgtgtatatataatatgaacTTGTTTTTTCACAGTTGGGTGAATATACTGAACAATTTGTTGAGTTTATTTAATATACGGTTAAATTGCAATAATCATCTggtgttattttatttcaatttcatatGTCTTGTTTTCCATTTTAATGAACTTTATTATCTACACGTTGaacaatgtatatatataatatgaactTGAACTATGATTCTTCACCACTTCACCATTATAGTTGTAAGGAAAAAAAGTTGGCCAGATCTAGAATCAAACCCACCATTGTACGAATGGCTCCACAAGCAAGCACCATTTTTGACATCTTAGTCACAAACAATGTGCCAATCGACGGAAAGCACTGTCTTTAAACTCTTGCCAAAGTAAGATCCGTCAGTAACTTAATACAAGTGGAGCGCTCATAACACACTTTTGGG contains:
- the LOC130988791 gene encoding peroxidase 15-like; the protein is MLASSSSSFLAILLLTCIIFPLARAQLNSTFYSLTCPNVSAIVTTVMQQALQSDPRIGASLIRLHFHDCFVQGCDGSILLDNNSNRSIQSEKDAGPNTNSTRGFDVVDNIKIAVESSCPGVVSCADILALASESAVSLAGGPSWNVLLGRRDSTSANQAAANTSIPAPFEDLSNLTAKFNAVGLNVTDLVALSGAQTFGRVQCRVLSNRLYNSSGSGNPDPTLNTTDLSALRRICPQNGTGFAVANLDPTTPDTFDANYFSNLQVNRGLLQSDQELFSAAPTAPIVRLFSANQSAFFQRFAESMIKMGNISPLTGFNNGEIRANCRRVNGS